In Neodiprion virginianus isolate iyNeoVirg1 chromosome 6, iyNeoVirg1.1, whole genome shotgun sequence, the genomic window GAGATTTTTCCGGTCATCAGTGACCGATCCAAGGTCagatttctaaaatttatgATGGTCGATCCATTATtagtggttcaaaataaaaacaatcgtaatatttttttatgtaatatgataTGCGAGGGCTTTTGAATCGTCAATCACGACTCTGAATTcgtagttgaaaaattggaattggatattaatatttatttgttccatGAACCTTGAATTTGTAGTGTGAAAACGGGAAGTTCGAGGGCTGGCTCACGGTCAGCCTTAAGCCGCTTGTTTACTCATACGAACGATGCAATACAGTATCGATGTATGTGGTTTAAGTattaattactcaaaatttatcaaacttaaaaatattttcaataaggctatgaattatcaaaatatctcttctgatatcaagactacacgcagaaatttaccaaatcgattaatcttcaccaattcaatcgagccgtgtctgattattttgttgaaatcgattaatcgatacatcgattattctcagataagtggccatcactagcattggtctcaacaatttcaacgttacttgccactccagacccacattgaatcgacgaggaaataactgggaatttgaatgacaccatatttttttgagttgaattaattgaatttattcatgtgaTTCGACTTGATTTTTCTGGTCcagataataattattatttctcctcaaattcggatagatttattaaattcaaattgcttcatttgaattcagatatttagaaattttcttcttcttgatttaaaattacttttttatttgaatttaattatttttctctctaaacataaaattttggcacgaatctaaagttattcaaagtaacttgacttattacaactcttcctaattcagttatatctcaaataattctcatgatttcagttatcatttttagtgattcagtgaattctcatttactcagttattttgtgttaattcaggtgaattgtaattgatttacaaacctattgacacgtcaattcagcgagttgttgttccctcgcattattgaaaaatcggatgtcaatgatgaatttcaaactagtggaaaagttacgttgcaaagacacaaaaaatgttcggaaagcataattcagattgattgaatgactaattatgaaccctaacggcatatcaatcatctaaaatctctagttttatgcatacatcgatgattggaagtgttttataacattaaatcttaaatccgctgatttatttcgagatttatttttattttcactcgtgtatgtgtgtttcgtagtattgtggagctgggcattcgcttattttcacacacacgagtgtgcgtccgtggatgtgcggccggcagcgtgtgccgcggcaacaataccgaggtcaggGCTCGAaaaggggtacaacagcgcgagaggggaggtgccaatatttactttgtaaccgaataataataattcacccagacgaacaaaacagcaatttccgtggcggcaaatccagatgaaatggtgcactctgattggcctaacgctatcgcttataattcaaaaactatgcgtcggacgagcttccggtaaagaaattctcggttgcatttcagtcagctaTCACGCtcgctggtccgtgtccctcaatttagggacaccctgtatatatatatatatacgaatatatatacatatattatatgcattGTATATATTGCAtatgaatacaaaaaaaaattcacgtctttttgaatttgcccgaaaaaaaatattgactgGGGTCACTACTCCCGAACGCTGTTTATCTTGCGCATATGCGAAAAGTCGTCAAATTCAAGTCcaaaagtctgaaaaaatatacaatgcGTACAAACACGAAAGAAATATGACATATAATTGGATTCTCtcgacaaaaaatattttaagggTAACTATTCTTGAACGCTATTAATATTGCGTTTACGCCAGAAAATAATCATATTTAAGtctaaaaatctaaaaaaaatatacaatgtatatgAACACGATGGAAATACGACATATATTCGGATTTTCTCTTAAAATAATGTTGTAGGGGATAACAACCCTTGAACACTGTTTATTTTACGGTTATTGAATTAAAAGAGAACATCGAAGATATTTTATTACCCTAGTAGAAATTTGATTAGGTCTTCCGTGCTACAGACTAGCACCTGATCAGGAAAGCCAAGTCTGGAATTCCTAGCCAGAGCCATGTCAGGCGCAACCGTGGTCAGCCGGTTCTGGATTTACTGATCCTGGGCCTGAGCAGGCGGGTCATTTTGAAGACTGCCAAGCTAGGCCCCGGTTCAACTGACAAGGACCCGACCAGTTGGGCTGAATTTAGTGCGCATGCGTgccaaatatatatatatgtttcgATATTCGCCGTAATCGTTATGTCATTTTTAACCTATATCGCAGTTGAACAGTGAATCCTGTCAAGAACAATCAACTGCATGGGCGAActcactttttattttattcataacgCATGTTTCACtataattgtaaatcaaaGTGCAATGGAACCTTCTCATAAGCGTGCGGCCAACGAATCTGCGCGGcgcagaatgaaaaaatctcgAGCCATCCGACGGGCGATTAGCGAATTTGCATCAAATTCAGGTAGATTCGAATTTCATAATACCTAATTAAGGACTATAGTTACACAAGGAATAATAATCTTTTGTGTTCTTTCTGGAtgatatttcacaaatttgCAGTGTATATCCGATACCACTTGTCCAGTTTTGCCCAGTTAATTGAATCGTCTTTCTTCTTCTGGACATTCTTTATCAATTACtgcaatttaaaaatgatgatattattcaaaaatttccagtCCAAACAAATACATCTAAAATTATAGTATCTCATCTTTGGATAGTCAATTTGGGCCTCGGATCAATCCCAGCGAAGATAGATTATTTTACTTCGATTACTTTCCATAAGATATAGGAATCAATATGCATtgatcaagaatttttttatctcttcaGGTATATGTTTCATGAATCTGTTCCTATccattataatttattaaatttgaaaattggcttttcACTTCTTTTACCAAACTTGAAGTAAATATGTTGGTATTTcagttgttgtttttatttcatcaaacgTTTTTACACTTATCGCATGAAATAGATTATCGGGGACAAAAACAAAACCTTAATCAGTCATGTTTTGTACAGAGAAATCTTTGTAGTCACCCATCGAAGCAATAATCAATAGATTTCTTGATAGTGACTACTCTCAGTGAACACATGACCTAGATTTGACATCACTGGTAAGTCATAGCtaagtaattaaaattttacgtaaTGTTGACATACCAGTGACATTCTTTGTGACTAAAATATGATTACGAATAAATAACATCATTCTGACATCATAATGAGATCAATGTGTCCACTGggctatatgtatacagatttagaaatattaatttgtatacatattttcaaattgtcaATCACACCCCTTTTTACAAACTCCTGCAgtatttgaaaacaaaagataagaaaaaaaaaaagaaaaaaaagtggtggCATACCTGTTGTTGGGACAATAGTAAAGAAATTATAGTAGTTTTACTTAAGGAAATATCCTAGTGAAAAAGTCGATTTTTGTAGTACAAAGTTGTAGTATAAAAGGTCAGAGCTTTGCACCCATGCCCaagtttgtaaattttaaagTTTGTAATATCAAGTGGCtagattttgattttcaacctcctgcgatgaaaattcagaaaacaGACCTCTTTGCAAGACTTCAAAGGGGTTCTGTGAAAAACTTGTTGCATCTCAATTTTCATCGCAGTAGGTTGGAAATCAAAATCTAGCCACTTAATACTATAATCTACAAAATTTTGCATCATGCTTTTGAAGATCTGACCTTCCGTACTATAACTTCATACTACAGAAATGGACTTTTTCACTAAGGTTCCCTCTTAAGAAACGAATTTACTTCAATCtaatgataaaagaaaagaagctAACAAAGTATTTCGATCGGTTCTATAGAAGAAATGGATTTCACCCATGAATCCTCCGAAGATGAAAGTCACATGACACCGGAAGAACACGACAGAGAAGACGAGCACAAGCAGGATTACGAGCAAGAGGAAGAAGGGTTAGACAACGAAAGCGAACAATTAGAAAGAGGAGAAGTAGAGGTAGAAGACGAAAGTGATCAAGAGCGAGAGGATGCagaggtagaaaatgaaagcGATCGCGAACAAGAACTAGAAGAGGATGAGTTATACTATAGTGCAGAAGAGAACGATGTGGATGATGGTGTTGAAGAGGATGACAGTGACGAAGACCTCATCTGGCAGGAAGATGAGAATGAAGTTGACGAAATTGGAGAGCTGAGAAAATGGGCAATAAACTGCAATATCTACCAATCACATCTGGACAAGCTTCTATTGATATTAAGACAAAGATTATTGCCAGATCTACCTAAGTCAGcgaaaagttttctgaaaactacATCATCCATatacaatattgaaaaacttcaGGATAGCAATGGAGCTTTTACATCTGAATTTGTATATTTTGGTGTTGCTAATGGCCTCAAAGCATGCATAAATAGTGAACTTCATGCCGATGAAACGATAAATCTTCAGATAAATATTGATGGGTTGCCTTTATACAGATCTAGTTCAAAACAGTTCTGGCCCATcctttgtaaaataaatttcaatccaGATATTTATCAACCTTTCCCCATAGCTATATACTCAGGTGAAGAAAAACCAAATAGCGTAGATTAgtacttggaaaaatttatcgaggaaatgaatttattacaaGAGAATGGCCTTTTGATTGACGGAAGAacatttcaggtgaaaatcCAATGTTTTATTGCTGATACTCCAGCTCGAACTTATATTAAATGTACTAAAGGGCACGGCGGCTACTGTGCATGTGAAAGGTGTACTGTACATGGTCAACGATGTAATCGGCGAGTGATATACAGCTCAATAGAATGTCCCGAGAGATCCAACGCTACATTTCGGGCTGCAGAACAACGTGAACATCATAATGGAATTTCACCGCTAACCCGTTTGAAACCTGATGTTGATATGATCACACAGTTTGTCCTCGATTTCATGCATCTATGTTGTCTGGGCGTCATGAAAAAACTACTCAACTATTGGTTGCAGGGTGATTTAAATATTCGATTGAGtcgattttacaaaattaaactATCCGATAGAATGAAACACTTAAGATCCCAAGTACCATATGAATTTGAACGAAAACCAAGGTCAACTTTTGAAATTGCACACTGGAAGGCAACggaatttagattttttctattatactGTGGTCCCATCGTgcttaaaaatattattagtTTACCATTGTACAAGCATTTCTTACTACTGCACGTTTCTTGTAGAGTATTGAGCACTGAAGCGCTgtgtttgaaacaaaagtaTACGGACGTCGCTAAACTTTATCTAAAAAACTTCTTCTTACTAACACGGGAATATTATGGAGCAGAATCTCATATCATGAACTTACACAATCTTATTCATCTAGTCAGTGATGTCGAAAATATGAAAGCTCCTATTAGTAGATTTACAgcattttctttcgaaaatctTTTGGGGAAATTGAAGAGAATGCTGCGTTCAGGTAACCGACCATCAGCCCAAGTTTGCCGCAGAGTTCATGAATCATTTTTCgtgcagaaaaaaaagtcacccTACCTCCAGAAGTGCAGATCTTAAAACAGGGTGCGGAAGATGCTGATGGTACTATTCCAATATCAAGACTAAAGTATCGAAGTTTTACCCTCACTACCGCTGCGCCTAATAATTATGTGCTTACCAATACTCAAGAAATagtcaaaattgaacgaatatTCATGAGAGGCGAAATCATTGGAGTTAGTGGAAGAAAgtggagaaagaaaaagtcgCTGTTCACATACCCTTGTGATTCTAAAATACTAAAACAGTGGGAACTTAAAAAACAACCATCTTCAACCACACATATATACGATTTACAATCaattgaaagtaaaatgataattttaacccttaaagaaaacaatgaaaaattttatgcaatgCCTTTTCTTCATATGTGAAATTTGGACTGATATAATTACGGCAAACGTcgaagtaataatataaaaaatattgtgatgGCTACATCTTTGAATCTATTAATCTAATCTGTGATGTCCGAGTCGTTGATTAATAAGCCAAGGTTTTAGTTGGTTAACATTGTACTTTGTTTAATATAACAATTATGCGTCGACGAGAGCACGCACTTGTGCCTGGTGTCGCAGCCTAATGGGAACATGTGTAACTATGTGACGTCATTGGCCGATCGGGACAAGTCGAATCAAGTCGAATAGACGCGCGGCGCACGTGTGGAGAATTATATACTCGTGATTGTTGGTTTTCGTGGTCGAAATTTCTCGTTATTGGTAGAATCCTACGTTCTTCGCGAAAAAGTGCTCAATTTTCGTCGTAATAACAGGTAAGCAggtcaataattataattttctcgtGGCATTATGTCTATAGTTGCATCTCATTTTACCAATAACATACAACTATTTATCGCATTACCAGATTGTATTCTCACAGAACCTATAAAGTGACGATATTTCAAcacatattataatacattcgTATTTTTCTATAACCACAACGGTATTTTGAATACTTCTTGTATACACGTGTAGATAGACAACGGCATTCCTAACAataaagttataaaaatcgGGTTTCATTGCATGATCGCGCGAATCGCCACGTGGGAATTTCTCGCGTCTGGCTTCCAAATTCAACGTGATGGTTCTCGAATTCACAATTGTTCCATGTGGTGCATATAATCAGATTTGAAAAAGTCAGTTTTGCTGTTTTCATGTCTAGAAGCTGTTTTTTGAATATCTAATCGaaacaaattcatttttatattattgtgTCCACTACAAGATTGGGTTGACAGgaaatatgtgtacatatgtattttaattttgcgGGTAATAttcgaaacaaaattcaattaatgtaattaatttgaCCAAATTACCGATTTATGTATTTCAGACTATTTCTTCCAACATGTCCAAAGTTGAAAGGTACTTGTATCAGCtagtgaatttcaaaaacactTCATCGACGCAGTCAAAATTATTAGATATTGACATACTTCCTTCGACGTGGATCACGTTTGACGTTGACAGTGGCCAATGTGTTGGCAAATTTATGCCGCCACCTTACAATGACGAACAAGGAGTAGCTGCAATGCACGACCTTGTGAAAAACTGTGCACCACCACCAAAAACTTGGCCCACACATCCGTTGGAGCTAAGAGGCCAAGCGAGTAAGTCAATCTCCATATTACATTCGATTTACATAATATGTCGATTGTTGACGGGTCCTAAGAAAACAGATGAAATGCGTCTGTTTCCTCAGGACCCGTCGATATTATGAATCGGAATATTTGACCCAATTGCCATTAGACTTTCATGATATCGTTAATTTTCCAGAGACGTACAATAATGCATTGGCAAAGTTAGAAATattaagaaaagaaaaatatgccTATACCAGTGATTCAGATAAAAGACCTGAGGAAACTGCAAAGGAACTAGAGCGATCATATCGCCCTAAAAACATCAAAATAGATGTAGTAAAGACTCAAGCTTTATTCGATGTGCCTGAGCTCAGTGACGAGATCATTGAATCTGATTGTTCTTCTGTCATGTGTAAGTACTTCATTTATGAAGTCATGATTCATTTGGGCAGCAACTCAAGCATATGAAGCTGAAGCTTAGCTTAAATTGCTGCCCTAATTTCATACTGTAAGCTTGTTCTACGATTCGCTTACGAGACTATTACATATTCTGAATCATGGTCGCATAGCGTACAATCTGTCGGCCCTCAGCTTCTCATGTGGTAGAGTATCGTTCATAGCTATTAACTAATATATAAGTGCTAAGCATAGTTCCTAGTCATAATTAACAAGGTGGACCTCCGTTGTGTTCCATTTGGAATAATCTTAATTGACCATTGGATTTAAAACCATGTAGAATAATTATAGGTAGAATAATTATAGAAGGTCAATGATGGTCAAAATTCAAGCAAGTTGCCCATGACATGAACCAATTACTGGAAAGTAGATAGGTTATGGCTATTCACAACATCTCCACAACTAAGGAACTAGTCAGACGTCATTAATCATTCTTTAGCTAAATGGAATTATATCCCACAGCTGCAGTTGCAGGCAATGGTTCAGACAGAAGTACTAAGAAAAGTTCTGTACGGCAGTCAAGAAACAGACTTTGGGAGAAAAAGGCACGTTCTCCAAGTGTCCCACAAGACTCTTCCGATTGCAACGATTGCAATGTACGTGCCTCATCCCAAGCCATCAATGCTTTGCCCAAAAGTGTGAAGCCAAAACCAGGTTCTAAGAAAGACTTCCCAATAAACCAAAGAGATATGAAGGGTAAAAAAAAGCGGCATTCCCTAAGTCCTTGCTCTCACTCCCCCGACTCTAACAATAGCAATGTGCGTGCCTAATCACAACCAATCGATACTTCGCCCAAAAGTCACTATCCAAAATCGGCACCAAAGAAAGACTTTCcgcgaaaaaaattagatatgaCAAGTAATTCgtttattgttgaaattttgataagaCAATCAAAACAACTCGCTATATATCTTTCTAGGTACGCAGAATAAATTGAAGTTTGTTCAATCCAAGACCCCCTCAACTAATGCTTCTTCCATTAGTTAACATCAAAGTTCACATAGAGCTAAAAATGTGGTACCAAAAAAATCACACTCGACAAGTGGTAAAAGTCATTTGCAATCATCAATTAATCAGAATTAGATAGTGTAATATTAAAAGTCAGAGAATTTATAACCTTTTCAGTAGCCGAAAACTATCACAAGTCAGCTGTGTTGCAAGGGATCGATGATGATACTGGCCCACAAGGTTCTAGTTCGTATTCGCCAACTCGTTCACAGAATTCCAAAAACCTACCAACACATCTGATAAGTGGACCACAATTGGCAAAAGGTCTCAGACACCACGTACTCATTATTACGGCTTAATCTCCCAAATTTGTGACTTGGATTTTATTCATGGTAGTATAATTTGCAATCCTATTTATTTTTAGATGAGAATATTGTAAGAATGTTAAAGTCTCTCAGCGTTGACGTACAGGATTTGGTAAAGGAAGTGCGATCCTTGCGCAATATCATTGAAGTCACCAATGGTGCccaaaatattcaattaccAGAAGAGATTGAAGACATGGAAATACCTATATCAAACATGGcgaaattcgtaatttttgacgaaaaattaaataaagagAATTCTGGATTCCGTAACAGAGTGGTAAGTTTTAGTGATCGATAGTGGTTAATAAACTTATTATTGTACTTAGACTGAAACTGTTACATTTCATTTCGATACATTTTCCAGGCACGCTCTTTACACCTGCATATCGACCGGGATGGGGTATTGTCAAAAAGCATCAAGTCGATGCTTAAACACTACCTATCAAGAACACTACTATTGTTGTTCACTGCAGTAAAAAAGACAGAAGGCAAGGAAGTCTTCAGTGAGACGAACTTCTGTAAAATCATAATGGGTAATGATGTTGATGTTGTATTTGATAAGTATGTATCTTAAAAGGCTTTAAAGGATTTATTTGCGAAGGCTCGACTAGTTCAGTGGTTCACCTTTTGTAGTGTAGTCTGATAACAGTTATAATTTTCGAGCAGTCAAGTCTCATACATACGTTGCTAGATAAGGTGAAAGTAGAACCTGTTGACTTCGATTAAGTATTTGAAGATGAGGGTTTGTCCaattatgcaaaaaataaCATCTAGCAGAATATAAggtacatttttgaaacttcaatCACTACTCTCGAGTGAACAATTCTTTGCTTATAAATCTAATAATTAGTGAAATTCTGCTTATTTTTGAGGCATATTTACAATTAACAGTGAAGACGAATATTAGTTTCACTTCCATAATTATTGCTTTTCCAGGAGTACTAAACGCACAGCACGCTAAAAACGGGAAAtcatcaataaaaaaaagtgtatttTACAAACAGCTTGGAAATGTAATCAGCAACGCAATCGATTGGGAtggaaatcgtaaaaaaagaaaagaacgcCGAGAGGCTAacctgagaaaaaaaaataatgctataccagaaaatgaaaattcccTGCCGGAAAGGGACAATGCTAGCCCGAGGACTGACGATACCTTTGAGAATTCAGATCCACTTATGTTTGAAAACTGATGTTAATAAAACAACAGTCTGGTCTCAAGGACTTGCAAGAAAATCAAACCAaagtaataatgttcaaacttaaaaatattcgttgtTTAGAACGTATCGGAATACTAATTATTGCTAAAATAATACTGAAACTACATGTGATGTTAAAAAACTAGTCAAGTATTAATTATTGCTAAAATACTGAAACTATatgtgattttaaaaaaactattAAAGTATG contains:
- the LOC124307482 gene encoding uncharacterized protein LOC124307482, whose amino-acid sequence is MLKSLSVDVQDLVKEVRSLRNIIEVTNGAQNIQLPEEIEDMEIPISNMAKFVIFDEKLNKENSGFRNRVARSLHLHIDRDGVLSKSIKSMLKHYLSRTLLLLFTAVKKTEGKEVFSETNFCKIIMGVLNAQHAKNGKSSIKKSVFYKQLGNVISNAIDWDGNRKKRKERREANLRKKNNAIPENENSLPERDNASPRTDDTFENSDPLMFEN